From Cellulophaga lytica DSM 7489, a single genomic window includes:
- a CDS encoding DUF6702 family protein — protein sequence MLKKRFLLLLLPLFAFVAIHKYYVSVTSVKYSDKEHTLQITSRVFIDDFDELLKQRYGIKSNLATKNENPLAEDYIKKYVKQKFHIYVNGEEVEITYLGKEYDTDNMVLYLEVQNIYDKDLKTVEVESTVLTDIYEEQKNIVHLKFLKNKKSVVLTRVNNKGMLKF from the coding sequence ATGCTTAAAAAAAGATTTTTATTATTGTTGTTACCCCTTTTTGCTTTTGTTGCCATACATAAATATTATGTGAGTGTAACTAGTGTAAAATATTCTGATAAAGAACACACGCTACAAATTACATCTAGAGTATTCATAGATGATTTTGATGAGCTTTTAAAACAACGTTATGGTATAAAATCTAACTTGGCAACTAAAAACGAGAATCCCTTAGCAGAAGATTACATTAAAAAATATGTAAAACAAAAGTTTCATATTTACGTAAACGGAGAAGAAGTAGAAATTACATATTTGGGTAAAGAGTATGATACAGACAATATGGTACTTTATTTAGAAGTGCAGAACATATATGATAAAGATTTAAAAACGGTAGAAGTAGAGAGTACAGTGCTAACAGATATTTATGAAGAACAAAAGAATATTGTGCATCTTAAATTCTTAAAAAATAAAAAAAGTGTAGTGTTAACCCGTGTAAATAATAAAGGAATGTTAAAGTTTTAG